aattttatttgaattaaatttagAATTTCACCTAGACATCTGTCGCTCTCTAAGTGGGTTTTACCAAGGGCTGACGCAGTGGTTGGGGGCGTTGTTGGAGTGTGTTGAGGAGCTGCTGAACAACACGCACAGCCGTTGGTGGTTTAATGGATTCAGGCAGTCGAGCTGCATAGGATGAAAAAcaccacaaaacacaaaaaacacctCTTAGTGCAAATGTCGTACACACATTTCATATTCTGCCTGCCATGTAAAGCCGCACATACCTTGGTTGCCCAGACCATGTCGTTCTGCCCTGGTCCTTTCTCCTCCTCACCGTCCGCCTTGACTGGTGCCTTTGTATTTGGAGGTTGTGTGGGATGAGCAAACGGATCAGTGTCTCGCTGGATTCGTCCCCCCTGAGCGCGGTAGTCTGCCAGCATGCGGGCCAGATCCTGACTGCTGCTCAGTTGCTGCGTCATGCATGTAGTAGTGAGCTTATGGGAAGGCAAAACACGGATTTGACGCTGCTGTGTTCCTAACCCATTGCTCAGAGAAGTGCTAGATGAGTTTGTGTCCTTGAGCAGGATTCTCTTGCGGCGGCTGTCGACCTCCCTGAGGTCCTTGTTCAGGAGCAGTGAGAAGTAGACCTGCTCGGGGAAGTAGTCACGGCTTGGGCAGCGTAGGCCAGGAGGTGTCAGCAGGAAGGGTTCCCGGAAGGTCATAAAGGGAGAGATGCACAGGATAACATCTTTCAACTCCTGTCTAAAGCTGGCTGAGATGGACTTGAGCCGATCATCTGCCGAAGTCACCTGCTCGGCCACGAACATGCCGCTGTCATCTTGCAAGGGGTCTCGGAAGAGCTGTATTGGAGCAAGTGGTGTCTCTGAACTGGTGCTGTTCCCTCGCACCAAGGTGTTATCATCCTCTCTACTTCTCACCGCCTCAGCCTGGTCATTCACCTCCTCCTCTATGATTTCCTCCATAGATGAGAGATAAGGAGGGGACATACACAGTGGCTGGTATGACTGGCTAGACAGGGGAGTGGAGGTCTTGATCTCATCCCCTTCTGTCACGATTGTAGACATGGGCGAGTCATTTCTGATCACTTTAGGACTTTCTCCATCCTTCAGAGTTGACTCAGAGGCAGAATGCTGCCTATTGTGGCCTTGAATTATTTCCTGCAGCCCGGGCTCAAAGTCAAAGTCGCCTTCCAAATGGAGCTCTGCAAGCTCCTCCTTTGTTTCAGGTTGGTTCTCCTGGCTCTCCATGTCCACCTCCTTTTCCGCTTCCTCAGCCGCACTCTCCAGCAGGCAGTGGAAGGACGAGCTTTTAGAAAGGCTAGGAGGCATCGCAAACTCATCCATTAGGAAAGAAATCTCTAGCCGTGAGTGATAAGCTACAAACACCATCATCATAATGATATCCTTAACTCGGGCTAGTTCATACTCTGAGGCACCGCGAAGCTTGATGGTACAACCCAGATTTGAGGGACATCCATCGAAGAACATTAGTGTTTTCAGTTCATCTGGGAAAAATAGTAAAACAACAGGATCATTTATAAACCCTTTAAGCAAAGTCACTGATTTTATTAGCAactggaataaaaaaaggacaaactGAAGGGAAACAGTCCACACTTACTGTTAGTGTTTAACTGGAATGAGTGAAGGTAGAATTTGTGGCATGTTCCCAAGCGAGGTTTGGTCAAAAGCTGGTCCATAGACATGACTAAATCTCCCTGAGTCATTCGACTCACACGATCAAGCACTTGCTACATAGACAAAGAGGAGACATAAGCAAAGTCAGACTACGGGCCAGTGACATCAATGTTGAGTATAGATGTGAGCATTGATCTGGCTCTGTAGGAAAGCTTTCACTGCTGGAGAGCAATCCATAACTTACAGTTTAAATGTGACTCTGGATGTGCGTTAGTTTATTTCCACAGCTAGATAAGAAGCACTTACAGGTTTGACATTGATGACTAAAGTGATGCCATGCTCGAGCAACATATCCTGAGCAATGCGCGACACCGTCTTCTCTACCAGCACCAGGTTAGGACGCACATCTGCTATTCGTTGCACGTAGTTCTTCAGAAACTCTCGCTCCTATAGATAATATTAGTTATGCTTTGTCAGTACTCTAATCTGACTTTTTAGTATATATAACTTCAAACCAGAGAGATACCTGAAGCACAATTGGGTCAATGCAGGTGAACTTTGTCTCTTCTCTGTAAAGATACTCAATGGAACACTTGAGAAGAAGGATCTTGGGATTTTTGATATAAGAGTTCATCTGGAAAACGAGACGACTTACGATCAGTCGATTAGAACAGGCACGTGAGCTcgttaaattaaaacaataaacaaaaagaagcaCACAAACCTTTTTGTGAGCAATATTTTTAGTGCAAACAAAGCCATTCACCAAGACCGAGTCAAACTTCTTTCCTCCCGGGATCTACAAAAAGAACGAAAGGAGATTTGGATTTGCTCTTTTGTCATGAACAGACTGCTTAGAAAAGACTGAGATGAGAATGTGTGATTCTACCTTCTTAATGTGGACCAGCTGGCGAATGTCCATGTCATCGTTGCAGCTGCGAACATCTGGACGCACCGTCTGCACTATCTGCCGGACCACGGGTACGATGATGTCTcgccaagagagagagagcgactcACTGTAAAGCAGCTGCTGCAGCAAAGCCATCATGTGACTGTGGTTGGCCGATCTGAATGACGtgatgagagaaaaagagaaagtttAAAAACGTTTGAAGTTTACCTAGAGGCTGTACCTTATTAAGTTATCAAAGTGGAAGCGGCTTTCAGAAAGTGAAACGTGAACATTTTTTGGTCCATGTGTGCTCATTAATGACTTACAGAAGTCTCTCCATAGCCTTCTTCTCGCCATTCTCCTCCCTCAGTTGGTCTAGGGAGCTGTGGTGCCAACCCAGTGGAGTGAAGAGCATTTCTTTAGCCTTCTCTTCTACACGCCGGTTAAACAAAGACTCTGTcgaaaaaatttaacaaataaaactcACCTGGGAAACAgatttaataaaacacactgaTTTAAAATGTGGATTCTAAAAAATACACACCTTTGATAAAGGCGTCACTAATGGATAAAAGCTGACCGCCGTCTTCTGTGACGAGGACCTCGGCTGCATGACAAGCAAAGAAAGAGTGAGATGGAGACAATTCAATACCTCGGTCAACATTAGAAGACAACCGATTCATTCTTTGTAGTTGCCGTGAGTCAGTCAGTATCATATTTTGAGGAACTGGAAGTCCATGGAATTAAAGGAACAACTGTAGGAGTCAATGCATGTCATGCTTCTAAATGTAATATGATGAAGCTTCAAAGTAGTTATAATTTTAGAGAGGCTGTTATGCAATTAGTATTATGAAAGACTGTTAATTTCATGTtcgggatttttatttttttttggaacatgTGGTAAATCATGCCTTGGCCAAAGCGAGTTAATAACTTTAATAAGCTAATGCGGTACAAGGCCAGCAAAGATGGTCAGTAAGTCTCTAAGCCTCTCCTCACTTGGGGCGTGGAAGTCAGAGTCAGGGGCGAATGGGTCAGAGTGCGCCATACTTTTCTGTTCGGCCGGGTGGGGAGGCACGTGAGGGTACTTGGCCTGCTTCTTGATGTGGAAGTTGACGTTGTCCTGCTCCACGTTCAGGTTAATGGACGCTGAATCACTGTCCACTGCCGAATGAAAACTGCTGACAGATGTCCTTTTGCTGGGACTGGCTGAGCCTGAAAACCAGGAATAAATGAGATGGATATGCCCTGAAGAAATAAGACGGGATATGTAACACGTCATATGTCTGTAGAATCTACTCACTTGTTGTTATTAAGTCATTTTCATCAGCTAGCTGCTCTGTGTCGCTGTCGTCAAACTTTATGTCTTTGAACCAAGATGGTTCCGAGTGTCCCTCCAGAGAAGTCACACTGTCCGTGTCTGGGGACGGAGTCTCTGAGAACTCTGTGCTctgaaagaaaagggaaaatcTTTAGTATAACACACGGATGCAGCGGTAACATCTGAACAGTGTTCGATTCAAGAAAATAGACAAGCACCTGAAGAGGGCGGTACAGAGCGTACTCATCACGGAAAATCTGATCGTGGTGCGTAACACATTCAAGCCAGCGTCCATCAACCAGAGCCTGTCCGATAGCTATGGCCTGAGCCCTGTGTGAGAGGACATGTTCAAAAAGTTTTATATGATGTGTTTTGAGAATGGTTCTGTTTTTACACCAAGTCTTAATGTTGGAGCCAAAGGTTATACACCTTAATTTTTCATCAACAACATTCACTAGCATCagcatatacagtggggcaaaaaaggtttagtcagccaccaattgtgcaagtctTCCCACTTAAAACTTCCCACTTCCCactttgtctctcatagttgaggtatacctatgatgaaaattacaggcctcttccatcttttaagtgggagaatttGCACAATCGATGGcggactaaatacttttttgccccactgtacgaTCTGATTCTTAATTTCTATCCTAGTCTCACTAAGTCAGGCAGACTTTCATCTTTCGTTCaagatgttttaaaaacaacaacaataaaaaaaaaatgcattaaatgttACAAATTACAGCCAGCCTCTTAATTTTCACAGGttcaaaagtaattggacaaacTAATGtccaataattataaaaatgtgtagCCAGAGATGGCTAAAACCCATGGATCTCCACAAATGCTGAGATTCCTCCCGTGAGGGAactttactgcagctgcctgCACCTGCTCCATGATTGTCAGTTTTTCTGCATTCAGTTTtctctacagtaaataaaaagcatgTTTAACTGGGCTAAGATGAGATCAGTTTTGCCTAAAAGTATAGCACTAGAGACTTTAGAATTCCCCCTGCGACACATATCAGCAGTCACATCATCACTGTCTCCACCATGGCTAACAGGTGATGTGATATGCTTTTGTAACATgaaccctttatttctctctacataTTCGTTCTCTTACCTATTTTTTCACCTGTATAGATGTTGTGAAGGGCTTTTTCtataaaatatgtacagtactttaatAGTCTTCAAGGCCTTTCGAAGCTCATcagtgtatttctttttttcttaaaattgcACCAAactgttaacttaaattttcctccaaaaagttgtttttgttgttttctgatGGCCTACTTCACTTGCATTAGCACCTGTTCGGTCAACTCGCCATAAAACTGTTCATCATTTGATTGGTCGATTAACTTCTGAGGCAGTGCAAATGAAGGACTTTATAAACAAATGGCTGTAACGTCTACATGGTTCATATAtgggtaatatttttattaaaccccTTGAATTTACGCTTGAATTTGTTTGGAAGTCATTAAAGACATTACTGTAGGGGGACTGCTGCaccttttttttactgaaacaaCTTGTTCCATAATATTTGGTCATACAGTGGTCCAAGAACACACTGTGTAGATCACCATCACATTAATGGTGGTTATATACTTACCTATTAGAAACGGTGCCATTTCGCAAGAGCCAGTTTACTAGATCTTTACCCACAATGCAATTGGGGTAGGTACGTAGCCAATATCGGTGGTCCTGGAACTCCATCCCGGTATTGCTgtgacagatttttttccatAAGTCTTTTAAGTGAGATGAATCctaccaaaaacaaacaaaaattatatagataaaaaaaaaagtcaaaatctcTGTGAcatacacgttttttttttttttttttacactaaattCTATTGTGCAGAATTGAAGTACAAAATGTCAACCGTAGCAAGTTGGAAAGAAACCTATGATTTCTTCTATGATACTGTTTTACTGTTACATGAAAAATATGCAGCAACTGTATCTACTTATATTGGCTAAACCTTTActtgcaaattaaacatttaaatccaAATCTGAGTGTCTGAGAGGCACaaaatttgattaaaatgaaataaaatgaaaaagaaagagaggaaatgGCCAGGACAAATGTCAGCAAAAATTTctggtttaataataatttcatagttatttttttataactacTATTTCAATTCtttatgttaaaattcactATTGTGGCATGgttatatattcaattcaattcagagttatttatatacttcttttaacaatggtcattgtcacaaagcagctttacagaacaacaacaaaaagataaaaaaggaaatgactTTGAAAAGTGAGAGTAAagatgtataaatcataatgatgagattgtccctgatgagctaACCGAGGGCgtcagtggcaaagaaaaactcccttagACGGCAATaagaaggaaccttgagaggaaccagactcaacatggaccccatcctcatttgggtgatattaaACAGCTGGTACTGATCTGCAGTCCTACTGTGTGtgaggaggctggaagttcagtataacaggagagatGTTTTAGTTCATATGGAGTCTGGTTTAGTTTTTTCGTTATATAGTTTATGCTACTgatctactgtataatgtaaaaatgttctaacattttcatatttttcctttttttaagtttgtaaaaAACCCTTTACTCAATCTAAAATTTTGATTATTCCATTTAGTAACATATCCATAACCCTGATAAAACGCTGCACATTTTCAGCTTGTACAtgactattattatattatttttcagCTAAAGAGATGTTAAGCAAATGAACAATAACTGACACTGGGCTTATTCTCTGTGGCTTTTTGTTTGGCAATATCCAAAAGTCACATCTCTATACAGTAGTGTTGGTGTGATTTTTGGGGTTAAGATGTTTACCAGGAGGATCTTGCGCTGCTCCTCTTCGCTGTAGTCGGGTTTGGGCACCACTCGGCTGGACTGGGGGCTCACCGAACTGTCGTAGGATGGAACCATGGACCCTGAACGATCCAGGGATAAGTTGGTCACACTAGCTGATCTACAGAGAGCAGAGGCAAACATGTTACCTTTCAGCGCTTCCATATTCTGTACAATTAGAAACCAAacagtaaacaaaaataattcaatCATGACGGGCAGGGATAATTTAAGTTTGGGTGGAGTgttggaaaacatttttttaatcaacttttACAAAAAGAAACTTGATAAGCAAAATGAAGAGAAATTTAATAAGATGTCCAATGAGTACTGAGTTCATTGATAACAATATGACCGTATTATCATATTGCTCAGCTCACACACTAACCTTTTTCGTGCTGGTGATTTGCCCAGATCTTCCTGCACTGCAGACAATCTAGAGTTGAGTCCACTATTTTGAGACTCTGGATGAATCAAACtgcattacaaacacacacacacacacacacacacacacagaacatataGACTAAAACATTCAAGATTGTAACTATCGATTTCTCCTACCTACAGAGATTTGGTTAGTAAAACACATGCACGTCATGCACGGCCAATGATGCATTCGCTACGTCTAACACAATGAAAAGCTCGACATGTCAACTAAAGTTACAAACACCAGAGACTCACTTCTTCCTCATCCCAATAGGAGTTTTTCTATGCAtgaaaagaaaggagaaaagaTGAGCTTTGAAAAAGATGTACGCTGAacatgagcaaaaaaaattaataataaaaaaaatatacgaAAAAATGGCACAAAGGCACAATCTTAAACAGGCTTTACAgaggcacacacagacacacagacacacactgccCCATGAATGGTAGGAAGTTTACCAAATTTAACTGCATTCAACCACTTCTGCTTTTCACATGGTTAAAAGAATAGAAGCAGAGATGAAATTTAAGTGTATGACACAGACAACGACAAACATTTTCTGAACATAAAAGGCTGaggccaaaaaaagaaatcccatacaacataaaataacacaaaacagTTACAAGATGAACTGTATATATTGGacttctttgattttttttcctggtcaCTGCCTCAGGTTTACCTTTGCCAGTCCTCCTCCAGGAAGATGTTGCGGCTGGCTTTGCGTGTGCCGACGGGTGTACGAGGCTCCGTGGGCTCCAGCACACACACCGAGCACGGCGAGTCTGACAGCGCGGTCAGATCTTCTCCGATACACGCTGAGTCAGCAGAGTGCGCGTAGCTCAGCGCAATCTTCCGACAGTATGTGCATGCCCGCAAATCACCTGCATTAGGAGCGCACacaaaataagagagagagagagagagaaggcaaGGCAAAGTTAGAATCTGTTCTTCACTGGCATCAATTATAgggaaaagaaaactaaaaaagtatttgatcaGAAAATAAATCTGCAATCAGTCAGTCTTACATTTATTATAGTCCTGGTTATTTATTGAAGGCTTGAAACTTGTAACCCTGGAACCTtccttaatataaaaaaaagtttttgaaaaCTATTTTGAAAATTCTGAAAAATTACTTATAACAATGCCTACTTCCTTTTTCTATATTATTTTATCTGAAAAACTATGATACATCACTGAGGATTCACTGAGCactaattaaatgaaatgtctttcagggccaggggtagttcagtggttaaggcattggtttactgatcagaaggtcccaggttcaaacccttgagcaaggcccctaaccctcaactgctcggatGTAAAAAAACGAGATAaactgtaagtcgctctggataagggtgtgtGTAAAACGTAAATAAtatccaaaacacacagtgtTAAACATGTaagcttatttttttaataaacccaGCTCATTAACTGGTATCCATCTCATAGCAATTAGGCAAAGCTAGAGACACCTCCATCATTCTCATCATTTTCCTGAGCTCCGTGTTGTTACaactaaactatttaaaaaacatataggCTTTTATCGTTGGACTGTATCTGATTATAtctattacttttattttattactaccTTAAATCCAGTCTTGGCAGCAAAActtgggagcataaagattgaactTTGAAGAaatggaaaaggtcatgtggtctgattagTCCAAAGTGATCGGCATGTCAGGTTAAGAAGGGATGCATCCATCATGCGTAGTGGCCAATGTACGAGCCTCTGGAGTCAGGTGGTCAGGTCAGGCTCATTGACGTTATGTTGTAATAAAGGTGAG
The DNA window shown above is from Clarias gariepinus isolate MV-2021 ecotype Netherlands chromosome 5, CGAR_prim_01v2, whole genome shotgun sequence and carries:
- the pikfyve gene encoding 1-phosphatidylinositol 3-phosphate 5-kinase isoform X8, whose translation is MTCSLRSGSVAFTKRGSDMAADDKSVSSSSTLDWNVEPPLSPTSPSHLTHFKPLTPDQDEPPLRSAYSSLVSLFRFNREEGRPPSAAEKSESAAPSPQGERRTWASSSLNTHGTGTHRKHSDLVRRTSTASEGRRKSETPLGSHDPRTAVQLRTALKRLKEIMEGKSQDSDLKQYWMPDSQCKECYDCNEKFTTFRRRHHCRLCGQIFCSRCCNQEIPGKFMGYTGDLRACTYCRKIALSYAHSADSACIGEDLTALSDSPCSVCVLEPTEPRTPVGTRKASRNIFLEEDWQRKTPIGMRKNLIHPESQNSGLNSRLSAVQEDLGKSPARKRSASVTNLSLDRSGSMVPSYDSSVSPQSSRVVPKPDYSEEEQRKILLDSSHLKDLWKKICHSNTGMEFQDHRYWLRTYPNCIVGKDLVNWLLRNGTVSNRAQAIAIGQALVDGRWLECVTHHDQIFRDEYALYRPLQSTEFSETPSPDTDSVTSLEGHSEPSWFKDIKFDDSDTEQLADENDLITTSSASPSKRTSVSSFHSAVDSDSASINLNVEQDNVNFHIKKQAKYPHVPPHPAEQKTEVLVTEDGGQLLSISDAFIKESLFNRRVEEKAKEMLFTPLGWHHSSLDQLREENGEKKAMERLLSANHSHMMALLQQLLYSESLSLSWRDIIVPVVRQIVQTVRPDVRSCNDDMDIRQLVHIKKIPGGKKFDSVLVNGFVCTKNIAHKKMNSYIKNPKILLLKCSIEYLYREETKFTCIDPIVLQEREFLKNYVQRIADVRPNLVLVEKTVSRIAQDMLLEHGITLVINVKPQVLDRVSRMTQGDLVMSMDQLLTKPRLGTCHKFYLHSFQLNTNNELKTLMFFDGCPSNLGCTIKLRGASEYELARVKDIIMMMVFVAYHSRLEISFLMDEFAMPPSLSKSSSFHCLLESAAEEAEKEVDMESQENQPETKEELAELHLEGDFDFEPGLQEIIQGHNRQHSASESTLKDGESPKVIRNDSPMSTIVTEGDEIKTSTPLSSQSYQPLCMSPPYLSSMEEIIEEEVNDQAEAVRSREDDNTLVRGNSTSSETPLAPIQLFRDPLQDDSGMFVAEQVTSADDRLKSISASFRQELKDVILCISPFMTFREPFLLTPPGLRCPSRDYFPEQVYFSLLLNKDLREVDSRRKRILLKDTNSSSTSLSNGLGTQQRQIRVLPSHKLTTTCMTQQLSSSQDLARMLADYRAQGGRIQRDTDPFAHPTQPPNTKAPVKADGEEEKGPGQNDMVWATKLDCLNPLNHQRLCVLFSSSSTHSNNAPNHCVSPWIVTMEFYGKNDLTLGIFLERYCFRPSYQCPSMYCDTPMVHHIRRFVHGNGCVQIVLKELDSPVPGYQHTILNYSWCRICKQVTPVVPLSNDSWSMSFAKYLELRFYGHQYTRRANAEPCGHSIHKDYHQYFSYNQMVASFSYIPVRLLEICLPAPKIIIRNQGPSKTLLQQDLKDFALKVTQVYAAIDDRLTSLKTDTFSKTREEKMEDLFAQKDMEEGELRSWMEKLQGRLQASTVDTPQQLQAVLESVVIKKQSLCETLQSWNSKLQDLFQLEKGRKRLSVPPSPGRHRQPTNDDSKTSVLESSPRNPSPVVQNGEKALEDRHLNTLPSSTGSLSFPLPSPAEQSLEVPTSGPSFHDQDSEGEVFDSHLQGSNDSQVKEKTTMKTILANLLPGNSYNPIPLPFDPDKHYLMYDHERVPIAVCEREPSSIIAFALSCREYKTALEDLSKSTLKTSGEEISQTNSSGENKVKNSPAKATEGITSQHGRSSIDAEPPKETEGGEKQKKQTGNPHIELQFSDASTKFYCRIYYAEEFHKMRAEVMESTEEDFVRSLSHCVNWQAQGGKSGAVFYATEDDRFILKQMPRLEVQSFLDFAPHYFTYITGAVQQKRPTALAKILGVYRIGYKNSQNNTEKKLDLLVMENLFYGRKMAQVFDLKGSLRNRNVKTEQGKESCEVVLLDENLLKLVHDNPLYIRSHCKASLRAAIHSDAYFLSSHLIIDYSLLVGRDDATDQLVVGIIDYIRTFTWDKKLEMVVKSTGILGGQGKMPTVVSPELYRTRFCEAMDKYFLMVPDHWTGLGVNC
- the pikfyve gene encoding 1-phosphatidylinositol 3-phosphate 5-kinase isoform X4, translated to MTCSLRSGSVAFTKRGSDMAADDKSVSSSSTLDWNVEPPLSPTSPSHLTHFKPLTPDQDEPPLRSAYSSLVSLFRFNREKSGANIAPAKKLEEGRPPSAAEKSESAAPSPQGERRTWASSSLNTHGTGTHRKHSDLVRRTSTASEGRRKSETPLGSHDPRTAVQLRTALKRLKEIMEGKSQDSDLKQYWMPDSQCKECYDCNEKFTTFRRRHHCRLCGQIFCSRCCNQEIPGKFMGYTGDLRACTYCRKIALSYAHSADSACIGEDLTALSDSPCSVCVLEPTEPRTPVGTRKASRNIFLEEDWQRKTPIGMRKNLIHPESQNSGLNSRLSAVQEDLGKSPARKRSASVTNLSLDRSGSMVPSYDSSVSPQSSRVVPKPDYSEEEQRKILLDSSHLKDLWKKICHSNTGMEFQDHRYWLRTYPNCIVGKDLVNWLLRNGTVSNRAQAIAIGQALVDGRWLECVTHHDQIFRDEYALYRPLQSTEFSETPSPDTDSVTSLEGHSEPSWFKDIKFDDSDTEQLADENDLITTSSASPSKRTSVSSFHSAVDSDSASINLNVEQDNVNFHIKKQAKYPHVPPHPAEQKTEVLVTEDGGQLLSISDAFIKESLFNRRVEEKAKEMLFTPLGWHHSSLDQLREENGEKKAMERLLSANHSHMMALLQQLLYSESLSLSWRDIIVPVVRQIVQTVRPDVRSCNDDMDIRQLVHIKKIPGGKKFDSVLVNGFVCTKNIAHKKMNSYIKNPKILLLKCSIEYLYREETKFTCIDPIVLQEREFLKNYVQRIADVRPNLVLVEKTVSRIAQDMLLEHGITLVINVKPQVLDRVSRMTQGDLVMSMDQLLTKPRLGTCHKFYLHSFQLNTNNELKTLMFFDGCPSNLGCTIKLRGASEYELARVKDIIMMMVFVAYHSRLEISFLMDEFAMPPSLSKSSSFHCLLESAAEEAEKEVDMESQENQPETKEELAELHLEGDFDFEPGLQEIIQGHNRQHSASESTLKDGESPKVIRNDSPMSTIVTEGDEIKTSTPLSSQSYQPLCMSPPYLSSMEEIIEEEVNDQAEAVRSREDDNTLVRGNSTSSETPLAPIQLFRDPLQDDSGMFVAEQVTSADDRLKSISASFRQELKDVILCISPFMTFREPFLLTPPGLRCPSRDYFPEQVYFSLLLNKDLREVDSRRKRILLKDTNSSSTSLSNGLGTQQRQIRVLPSHKLTTTCMTQQLSSSQDLARMLADYRAQGGRIQRDTDPFAHPTQPPNTKAPVKADGEEEKGPGQNDMVWATKLDCLNPLNHQRLCVLFSSSSTHSNNAPNHCVSPWIVTMEFYGKNDLTLGIFLERYCFRPSYQCPSMYCDTPMVHHIRRFVHGNGCVQIVLKELDSPVPGYQHTILNYSWCRICKQVTPVVPLSNDSWSMSFAKYLELRFYGHQYTRRANAEPCGHSIHKDYHQYFSYNQMVASFSYIPVRLLEICLPAPKIIIRNQGPSKTLLQQDLKDFALKVTQVYAAIDDRLTSLKTDTFSKTREEKMEDLFAQKDMEEGELRSWMEKLQGRLQASTVDTPQQLQAVLESVVIKKQSLCETLQSWNSKLQDLFQLEKGRKRLSVPPSPGRHRQPTNDDSKTSVLESSPRNPSPVVQNGEKALEDRHLNTLPSSTGSLSFPLPSPAEQSLEVPTSGPSFHDQDSEGEVFDSHLQGSNDSQVKEKTTMKTILANLLPGNSYNPIPLPFDPDKHYLMYDHERVPIAVCEREPSSIIAFALSCREYKTALEDLSKSTLKTSGEEISQTNSSGENKVKNSPAKATEGITSQHGRSSIDAEPPKETEGGEKQKKQTGNPHIELQFSDASTKFYCRIYYAEEFHKMRAEVMESTEEDFVRSLSHCVNWQAQGGKSGAVFYATEDDRFILKQMPRLEVQSFLDFAPHYFTYITGAVQQKRPTALAKILGVYRIGYKNSQNNTEKKLDLLVMENLFYGRKMAQVFDLKGSLRNRNVKTEQGKESCEVVLLDENLLKLVHDNPLYIRSHCKASLRAAIHSDAYFLSSHLIIDYSLLVGRDDATDQLVVGIIDYIRTFTWDKKLEMVVKSTGILGGQGKMPTVVSPELYRTRFCEAMDKYFLMVPDHWTGLGVNC
- the pikfyve gene encoding 1-phosphatidylinositol 3-phosphate 5-kinase isoform X1 — protein: MTCSLRSGSVAFTKRGSDMAADDKSVSSSSTLDWNVEPPLSPTSPSHLTHFKPLTPDQDEPPLRSAYSSLVSLFRFNREKSGANIAPAKKLEEGRPPSAAEKSESAAPSPQGERRTWASSSLNTHGTGTHRKHSDLVRRTSTASEGRRKSETPLGSHDPRTAVQLRTALKRLKEIMEGKSQDSDLKQYWMPDSQCKECYDCNEKFTTFRRRHHCRLCGQIFCSRCCNQEIPGKFMGYTGDLRACTYCRKIALSYAHSADSACIGEDLTALSDSPCSVCVLEPTEPRTPVGTRKASRNIFLEEDWQRKTPIGMRKNLIHPESQNSGLNSRLSAVQEDLGKSPARKRSASVTNLSLDRSGSMVPSYDSSVSPQSSRVVPKPDYSEEEQRKILLDSSHLKDLWKKICHSNTGMEFQDHRYWLRTYPNCIVGKDLVNWLLRNGTVSNRAQAIAIGQALVDGRWLECVTHHDQIFRDEYALYRPLQSTEFSETPSPDTDSVTSLEGHSEPSWFKDIKFDDSDTEQLADENDLITTSSASPSKRTSVSSFHSAVDSDSASINLNVEQDNVNFHIKKQAKYPHVPPHPAEQKSMAHSDPFAPDSDFHAPTEVLVTEDGGQLLSISDAFIKESLFNRRVEEKAKEMLFTPLGWHHSSLDQLREENGEKKAMERLLSANHSHMMALLQQLLYSESLSLSWRDIIVPVVRQIVQTVRPDVRSCNDDMDIRQLVHIKKIPGGKKFDSVLVNGFVCTKNIAHKKMNSYIKNPKILLLKCSIEYLYREETKFTCIDPIVLQEREFLKNYVQRIADVRPNLVLVEKTVSRIAQDMLLEHGITLVINVKPQVLDRVSRMTQGDLVMSMDQLLTKPRLGTCHKFYLHSFQLNTNNELKTLMFFDGCPSNLGCTIKLRGASEYELARVKDIIMMMVFVAYHSRLEISFLMDEFAMPPSLSKSSSFHCLLESAAEEAEKEVDMESQENQPETKEELAELHLEGDFDFEPGLQEIIQGHNRQHSASESTLKDGESPKVIRNDSPMSTIVTEGDEIKTSTPLSSQSYQPLCMSPPYLSSMEEIIEEEVNDQAEAVRSREDDNTLVRGNSTSSETPLAPIQLFRDPLQDDSGMFVAEQVTSADDRLKSISASFRQELKDVILCISPFMTFREPFLLTPPGLRCPSRDYFPEQVYFSLLLNKDLREVDSRRKRILLKDTNSSSTSLSNGLGTQQRQIRVLPSHKLTTTCMTQQLSSSQDLARMLADYRAQGGRIQRDTDPFAHPTQPPNTKAPVKADGEEEKGPGQNDMVWATKLDCLNPLNHQRLCVLFSSSSTHSNNAPNHCVSPWIVTMEFYGKNDLTLGIFLERYCFRPSYQCPSMYCDTPMVHHIRRFVHGNGCVQIVLKELDSPVPGYQHTILNYSWCRICKQVTPVVPLSNDSWSMSFAKYLELRFYGHQYTRRANAEPCGHSIHKDYHQYFSYNQMVASFSYIPVRLLEICLPAPKIIIRNQGPSKTLLQQDLKDFALKVTQVYAAIDDRLTSLKTDTFSKTREEKMEDLFAQKDMEEGELRSWMEKLQGRLQASTVDTPQQLQAVLESVVIKKQSLCETLQSWNSKLQDLFQLEKGRKRLSVPPSPGRHRQPTNDDSKTSVLESSPRNPSPVVQNGEKALEDRHLNTLPSSTGSLSFPLPSPAEQSLEVPTSGPSFHDQDSEGEVFDSHLQGSNDSQVKEKTTMKTILANLLPGNSYNPIPLPFDPDKHYLMYDHERVPIAVCEREPSSIIAFALSCREYKTALEDLSKSTLKTSGEEISQTNSSGENKVKNSPAKATEGITSQHGRSSIDAEPPKETEGGEKQKKQTGNPHIELQFSDASTKFYCRIYYAEEFHKMRAEVMESTEEDFVRSLSHCVNWQAQGGKSGAVFYATEDDRFILKQMPRLEVQSFLDFAPHYFTYITGAVQQKRPTALAKILGVYRIGYKNSQNNTEKKLDLLVMENLFYGRKMAQVFDLKGSLRNRNVKTEQGKESCEVVLLDENLLKLVHDNPLYIRSHCKASLRAAIHSDAYFLSSHLIIDYSLLVGRDDATDQLVVGIIDYIRTFTWDKKLEMVVKSTGILGGQGKMPTVVSPELYRTRFCEAMDKYFLMVPDHWTGLGVNC